Below is a window of Sporosarcina ureae DNA.
AAACGTTCTCTTCGGTGAACAAGTGTTACTTGGCTTGCGATATCTTCAAGCATTAATGCCCAGTCAAGCGCAGAGTCTCCTCCACCACAAACACAGATATTCTGGTCTTTAAACAAAGACAAGTCTTTGATACCGTAGTGCAATGTTTTACCTTCAAAAATAGGTTCTTCTTTCAATCCAATTTTACGCGGTTGAAAAGCACCTATACCTGCCGTCAATAAAATAGTACGTGTTAAATGTTGTCCTTTGTCTGTCGTCAGAACAAAATGATCGTCTTTCTTCTCGATAGACAATGCAGCCTCACCTAAACAAATTTCAGGTTTTGCATAGTGTGCTTGTGTAACGAGGTTAGACACTAAGTCTTTCGCCAAAATTTTAGGGAACCCGCCAACGTCATAAATGTACTTATCAGGATATAGTTCGATCAATTGGCCGCCAAGTTGTGGCAAGCTATCAATGATTTTAACAGACATCTCACGCATACCTGCGTAGAATGATGAAAATAATCCAGTGGGTCCGCCACCGATAATCGTAATATCCACTATTTCTTGATTCATCTAAAACACTCCTATATTTAATTCTTTAATGAGAAGCTATTGGGGTGCACCATTTATATTTCTCTAGTACATTATCCTCTATTTTAAAAAGAATAACATCTATTTTGTATTAGACTGCTGGGAAAATTTCTGCACAATATTGCTCTGCTGCGGCTTGTTCTTCTTCGTCCCATTCTACATCAAATGGACTTTCCGTTGCCAATTCATAAAAATGGTACGTTAACATCTTTCGCTGGCCATCTTTCACAGAATATAGCATACGTAAGCCGGTACCTTCTTCATTGAACAGTTCATCTTCTTCATCGAACTTAACTGTCAAAAGAAATTCGTAGCGCTGACCATCGATTATACCTGTTGGATCGACCAATTCTTCCACTTTACCATTTACTATTTGCATTAAATTTCTCCTTCTTCCCGCTCACTAAGAGTTTACTCTCTCTATCCTACATCATTTCATAAGTTCGTGGCAATTTATGTACGTCTTTTCCGGTAAATAGTTTGCTTTTCTATTACTGTTACCGGAAAATGAAGAGATAGTCACACTATATGCAAACTAGGAGGACTACAATGCTTACTTTTGAAGATTATGAGTACACTCGCCCGAGTATCGAAAAACTACAAACTGAATTCAAAACAGCACTTACCCAATTTGAGCAATCCAGCTCATTTGAAGATCAATCCAAAATTATTGAGCACATTAACCAGTTGACAAGTG
It encodes the following:
- a CDS encoding NAD(P)/FAD-dependent oxidoreductase; the encoded protein is MNQEIVDITIIGGGPTGLFSSFYAGMREMSVKIIDSLPQLGGQLIELYPDKYIYDVGGFPKILAKDLVSNLVTQAHYAKPEICLGEAALSIEKKDDHFVLTTDKGQHLTRTILLTAGIGAFQPRKIGLKEEPIFEGKTLHYGIKDLSLFKDQNICVCGGGDSALDWALMLEDIASQVTLVHRRERFTAHETSVNQLHNSSVNVLTSHAVSELQGDGDKMDKVILKEKDGSVKELEFDHVVVNYGNISSLGPLKDWGLDMERNSIKVNSRMETNIEGIYAAGDVTTYDGKVKLIAVGMGEAPVAISHAKAFLDPKAKVQPLHSTSVFG
- a CDS encoding DUF6509 family protein, which codes for MQIVNGKVEELVDPTGIIDGQRYEFLLTVKFDEEDELFNEEGTGLRMLYSVKDGQRKMLTYHFYELATESPFDVEWDEEEQAAAEQYCAEIFPAV